The Alosa sapidissima isolate fAloSap1 chromosome 8, fAloSap1.pri, whole genome shotgun sequence genome segment ACATCCCTTCCCCCGACACTCTCCTCCCATTAGTTCTTCACTGCCTCCCAGCCCTTCCCCTGGAGTAGCCTGCTTCCCTCTGGCTTGTTCTTTCAGGTGTTTGAGtcagtggaggaggtggagcagATCGAAACGGAGCCAAGGGTGGACGAGCCCATCAAGCAGGTGCCCAAGGTGCCCAATGGGGCGCTCCAGAATGGCACCAGCTCGCCGGACTCGGGCCACCCATCCTCCCGGAACTTCTCCGTGGCTTCGGCCCTCTCGGACTCGCTGAGTACAGAGGACAGCGGCGTGCATGAGCCCGGCCCCAGAAGCACCAGTGCTGCCCAGCCAATGGCCGCGTTGGCACCCCTGGGTTCCTCTGTTGGCGCTGAGGCCGAAACCCAGCTGAGTGAAAGTGAAGAGCAAGTACAGGAATCGCAGAGAGCAGCGAAGGGGAAGGAGACAGTaaaagaagagaaggaagaAGCAGATATGACCTCAGACGAGGGGAAAGTGGTAGAAATGGAGGACAGTGATGCCAAATCAAAAGAAACAAAGAAGGAagaggggtcaaaggtcaaagatAGTGCCATGGAGAGGAAGGCTCTGGTGACACaggagagaaaaatagaatcaGTCAAGGAAGAGGCTGAGGAACCAAAAGCTGTTGAAGATATAGAATATATCAAAGAACAAGCAGAGGAACCAAAAGCTGTTGAAGAGAAAGAATCTGTTAAAGAAGAGGTTGAGGAACCAAATGCTGTTGAAGAGAAAGAATCCCTCAAAGAAGATGCTGAGAAACCAAAAGCTGTTGAAGAGCTCGCCAAAcctgcagagacagagagggaaagagagagagagggaagcatGACGGCAGACACAGGAGCTGAAGTAACGGTGACAGAGACAGGTGAACACAAAGACCCAATGGAGGCTACAGGAACAATGGATCTCAGCAGTGAGCAGGGGGATGTTACAGTCGAGTCAAGGATAAAAGATGAAAGAACATCAGAGTTAGAGAAAAACGCTCCAATACAAGAGGATGAGATATTGACAGGAACATCTACTGAAACTAAACAGGACATGACATTAGAGACAGCTAATGAAACAGAAGAGGATGTATCCTCTGTAGCAGAGGACTTTGAAATAAAAGAGGACAAAACATCAGACGCAGAAAAAGAAATGATatcggagagagaggagacctGTATACCCATCAAGACGGAGGCAGAGTCCTTAGAAAGTAAGTCTGTGGACACAGAGGTCACAGGAATAAAAGAAGATACACCACTTATAACTGTGTCTAGAGAGGACGGTGAGCCTGTAGAGGTACGGGAGGCTAGCAAACTGACAACAAAGACTGCGGTTGATGACACAGAGAATAAGATGCCGGCAGCACAAGACAATGCAGACTCAAGGGGAGACATGGCAACAAGCTGTGAGGCTAAATCAGACAGCGATGGAGATGCCTCCATTTTAAAAGAAGCCATAGGAACACGGGAAGGTACAATGTCAGATTCACCAAAGTCAGACAGAGAAGAACAGGAAATGACATCAGGTGTGGTGACAGGCAAGCCAAAGGGGGCAGTCACAAAGGAGTCATTGGGTGCATGTGATGAAAAGGCCATAAGAGAAGATGTGGAGGAAACAAAGGATGCTGGGATGTCAGAGAGCACACCCCCTCCTCTCGAATTACCAGCCCCAGCATCAGTGGCAAAGGCTGCAGCGTCCAGAGTGCTGGAGGTGGTCAGGAGTCGTCAGCCAGAGGTAACCCCAGCTGCCCCAGACTCGGACGACTCTCCCACAGCCATCGAGATGGAGGACATACCCATGGCAAGGGTGCCCAAGGCGTCCTGGGAAGCCAAGCCCACGTCTGAAGGCACAGAGCACCAGGCAGAGGGGAGCGACGTGGTGGCCCTGGCGCTGAGAATGGAGGAGGGCCGCCAGCACAGTCCAGAGGGCACAGCGTCGGCCCTGCGCGAGGAGCGGGAGATGGAGAGTTTCTACCCCCCCTTTGACTCCCTCACTGTGTCAGCCGAGAAGACTGCGGCCACCTCTCCAGTGTCTTCCATTGGAACTACTTACTCTGTAAGCAGTCTGTTTTACCCTGCCTTCATTCGCATCCATTATGTCGAATAAGACAAAGTACATGAAATGTTTAGTTAATAAAACAGTATGTACATACATGGTACAGTATGTAGTAAATaatagtatatactgtatgtatgtgtttgaatTGTCATGAATGTGTTAGACATTGCAACATTAGTTGGATGATTGGATTACTCCATCTTTTGTGTTGTGCAGCAAGAGCTTTTGGATATGTACACTCTCAATCTTCACCGCATTGATAAGGATGTCCAGCGATGTGACAGGAATTACTGGTACTTCACCCCAGCAAACCTTGAGAAACTCCGTAACATCATGTGCAGGTAAACAGCACCCCACGTTATTGCCTTCTCTGAAAGCTTGATTTTTTCAGAAATTACAACACTTTTGGACCACCCAGCTCAATATCCCTATTATTCTGACAGACCACTTTGGAACTAGGACACAGAACAAGCCCACAAATAAAATCAACTGTCTCATCAGACTGTGGCCTTTCTTCTCACTTTTCTGTTCTAAAACGTAATTTCGCTACATCTGTGTTCTGCAAAGCAATACCCATATATTCCACCTATGTGCTGGTGCCAAGTGGCAGGCAGTGTTTGGATGAGATAGCCTGACCTCTGTTGCTCTGTGCAGTTACATTTGGCAGCACCTGGAGATTGGATATGTGCAGGGTATGTGTGACCTGCTGGCCCCACTGCTGGTCATCCTGGACGACGGTGAGTCTCATTTCCTCTTGActgccttctctgtctctctctctgtctctctctctctctccatctctccttctccttttctctcattTCCTCCTCCTTTTTAATAGCCCACTATTGTGAGAGTAAAAAGGGCAATGATTCAAGAACAAAAATGTCAGAGAGCTGTACAGTATCTCTGATCTTTCTGGCCTGTAATGCTTGACTGTCTTGTTAGTCTCGgtctaacacacacgcacacatacattctgATGTTCTTATCCTCTTTTTTATCCTTAATCACCTGTGCTGTCTGAAGCTCTGTTTGTGTGGCTTCTCTCTCAGAGGCGTTGGCCTACAGCTGTTTCACAGAGCTCATGAAGAGGATGAACCAGAACTTTCCACATGGTGGGGCAATGGACACTCACTTCGCCAACATGAGATCGCTGATTCAGGTGTGACATTTTaacttttttacttttatttttaaactatttaccacAAAACTGAATTCCCAATTCAATTGAGtcttaacacaaacacaaagatgtTTGATGCTTAATCTGTAGTTTGATATGCTCTATTCATAGTCCACCAGACAGCACACAAATGAAACTCTTTGATTGTATTCTGCGAAAGCTGCACCTGTTCCTTCAGTTCAGCTTCATCTGTTAGAAGCAGACCGTTTTTAAAATGAAACATCCCACATGTTGGAATTGCTAGTTGTATATCAAAGGTCAAGCTGTTCAAACTAGCCGACAACCCTCACCTCCTCGTGTCCCCCTCCTCCGCCGCCCTCTCCCCTGTCCCCCCCATGCAGATCCTGGACTCGGAGCTCTTTGAGCTCATGCACCAGAATGGAGATTACACCCACTTCTACTTCTGCTACCGCTGGTTCCTGCTCGACTTCAAAAGAGGTAATGACGCCCTGCCAGACGCCTGTCTGTATGAAAGAAAACTGCCACTTATAATGAGGGGGAAACTCTTCCTGTCTtcaaagctctgtgtgtgtgtgtgtgtgtgtgtgtgtgtgtgtgtgtgtgtgtgtgtgtgtgtgtgtgtgtgtggagcatgaATCTCCACTTTTTAAGCAGGAAGTAAAGATCTGGTGTAGAAATTCTGAAATGAGAGTACTGAGCTAAAGACATTTTTGGAAAGTGTTTGGCGGGGACCTTTGAGTGAAAAAGCTGACAAAAGTTCCAGTTTAATATGCATTCCACGTGTACACACATATGGCTGTGTGCACTCTGAGGTGTTTTCTTTCCCGTCTTAGCTATGTTAGTTTCATTTCATCAAAAGATTGCCAACAAAGACAGTGCTCTTGTTTTGCTCttgtcatgtaggcctatggcaactcagagacacacagaaacatcgCAAAGACCTATCATGCTggggggtgcgtttcccaaaaccatagttgctaactaagttagcaagtAAACACCTTTGCTAACTAaattagcaactttgttggttgcaatgcaatttcccattataATTCTCAACTATAATTTTGCCAGCAGTCAACAAAAATCACTAACTCACATTTGAGGATGATCAATTTCACAGCAAAATCCATTAATTCCCATTATATTTATTTCTGAATAAAACTGTGAGAattaagtatagtatagtataggtatatatactcttttgatccagtgagggaaatttggtctctatcCCAGTATCTCTactttatcccaatccgtgaattagtgaaacacactcagcacacagtgaggtgaagcactaatccccaaccagtaggccatggctgccctaaATTAATGGATTATGCAGGTTGtactgttataaaaaaaaaaactggtttTATGCTGTTGTAACCTGCCATGTCAAACTTTAATGAATGAGTCTGAATCTGAAGCCTATTAAAGCCTCTACCCCAAGGACTGGATCAGAGCGGACACAGAAGAACATCTTAACATGCCCCTGTTAATGTCAATTTTGACTTAAACTTCACATGCATTGCAGATGTGTCTATTTGTAGCTATTAAAGAAAGCAGAAGTGCAACTTCACAATGGCTgaaagcttctctctctctctctccttctttctctataTTCTTTGTGGTGAACATCAGAGCTGGTCTATGATGACGTGTTCTCTGTGTGGGAGACCATCTGGGCGGCCAAGTACGTCTCGTCCAGCCACTTTGTGCTCTTCATCGCCCTGGCTCTCGTGGAGATCTACAGAGACATCATTCTGGAGAACAACATGGACTTCACAGACATCATCAAGTTCTTCAATGGTATGGTGTTGGATGAAACTACAATATACAATGACAATGAAAATGGAAATTACAATACATGACccccaacatacagtacaccttTGGCTACGTTTATGTCTGCCACAGCTTGcaacatttgtgtgtgaatttgaAGCATATGCAGTCCAACCAATGCTATTTGAGAAATATTAAGTTGTTAATGTTTTTTCTTCTTGTCGTCATACAGAAATGGCGGAGCACCACAACATCAAGCAGATTCTGACTCTAGCAAgggacctggtgtgccaagtccAGACTCTTATAGAAAACAAGTAACTCAGAGCcagtaatctctctctctctctctgtcttttaaaAGAAGCTTCCCACTGTCCCTTGCTGCATCTCACAAACAGGAGTCTCTCAGACTTCTTAGGCCTTAAGCAATGGAAACCTCACAATGGAAGAACTGAAGGGTCCTCTTCTGTTTCTTCCATGTACCTTATAGTACCACTACAGCATTTTCCTAGACAGTGTGAAACCCTCCATCATGGTTGACAATTACAACTCACCATTGCTCCCTGCTGACAGTCATGATTTTAGTATTTTGGTCTATGTTTTTGGATGGTCTTTGGTGataatgacgatgatgatgaggcTCAATTATTTGTGTTCTCTTTGATAGAACAGCTCCAGTTAGGGTTCTGTGTCTACACTCTGTTGACACTCAGTGTTTGCAGGCAGTGGAtcctcagtgtttgtgtgtgtgtgtgtcgttgtgtAGGGGTTTAGAGCTTCTTTGAACAGtctttgtttgtgcatgtgtgtgtgtgtgcgtgatcaACATGCTAAATGCAAGGTCAGTCAGTTTGTTAGGCATCGGTTCGTTTTACTCTTCGCTTTGATGTTCAACAGACAATAggtaatatactgtatgtttgctcTGAATTAATGATATGACAATGTCTGCATACAGATGGACCTCTAGATACAGAGGACATACAGAAGCTTGATTCATCACACATCAATTATTTCACTCGTGTATTCCAGAGGAAGTTTGGTAGAATGCCAACTGCATCATCAGCATCTTAAATtttactgtagacacacacacaagtcaattTGCACAGTTCTACCTGCCATATATCATTATTTACACTATAGGAGCAGTGGGAGGCCATCAGTTGGTTGGCCAGGATTCAGTTCCCAAACTTGCCATTAAGAGTCTGGGTTGCTTTGGATAagagtgtctgctaaatgccaGTCACCTTGACCTTCACATATCATACATCAGCAGTATAACAGAACAATCTACCAAATCCAACACAATAAGCATACATACATGTCTTTCAGAAGAATTCCCTTGCATATATCTGTGCCATTGTATCTTTTTTAGACTTAATGCCATTCAAAGGAAAGAAACAGTCAGTTAAAGGTGCTGGTATTGCACCTACGTCTGTGGATCAGGGAAGAAAATGTCCAAAGGAATTGTGTATAAGTTGAAACCACATCAGCGTACTCCATTGTATGTGCCTATTTCAAATATATCTCTGAACAGATGtccactgtaagtgtgtgtgtgtgtgtgtgtgtgctagggattgaatgtgtatctgtgtatgtgtgtgtaagttcaAGGGAGTGCCAAAGTAGaggtaaattaaaaaaatatatagtgctTCATTTATATAGATATATTTAGTGTACATCCAGAGAAATATATAGAAGTTACTTGGGTGAAAAAAGAAGCAGAAATTCTGGCCAGTGCTTTCATTTACTTTCATTACTCTGTGATGTATTGTATATTATGCAAACTGCATTGCTCACAGATGATCTGGTAGCGGCTCCTCTAGTCTTTTCTGCCTAGATCCTTTGTATGAGACTCCCCAAATGCTGTCAAAGGGGCATTTCTAAAATCTTAGCTTTATATTGTATACCCTTTCAGCTTTCTATTTTTACTATACTGCTGAGTACAATGCTTCGTGGAGAATAATTATTAACCTGTTTGGAAACACACTACTGaacatgtgattgtgtgtatgtgtacatgtgtgtgtatatgttgcaCACTCCAGAACACCAGCCATGATAACATACATCACAGGTATAATTCTATGGACCATTCGTCTTATTCAGGTGGGGGCCAttgtaaaccaaaacgaggctacagggtacacaaaccataggattgttgtgTTCTATGCATTTGCCAGTAGGTGGCAAAAATGCATTAATGATGTAGtcagtgtaccctgtagcctcgctTTGGTTTACACAATGGCCGCCGCATAAATATGGCGAATTCCACCCTACAGTATGTCTCAGAGCTTGAAATGTCACTGGTTCTACAGTCATTGCTTAATCTTTGGGTGTAGATGTCAGGCAATGAATATTGATTGTTCTTTGTGATAGCAAGCTGCTACATGTTACcatagtgagagagaaaaaaagtatttGTACATTGTGTCTTTTaatttataatttatttatttacatgcttatttatttatttatttgtttgtttctgctttTGTATGTAAAGCTATATTTGTTATATTGTGGTTGATTATTGATATATCACAGTCAGATCCTATATATCTTAATGGTCTATGTgtttatataaaaaatatataataaaatgGAATTGTTCTATTTTTTCCAATGCCGTTGGTGGGGGCATTTTTGCAGGTGCAATTTTTCCAAAACAATGGGCAAAAATAACACACCTTTTCtatttgtttacatgtacatgtatttgGAGTACTTCTGTGGAAAAGTTAGCTATCATTCAGTTCTAGATCATTCAGTAGATCAGTAGAACATTCAGTTCTAGATCATTCAGTGTTCTTCATCAGACAGTAGAGGATGCTGCTGAGCAAAGCTGAACAGAAATGTACCTTAAGAGGCTTAAAAGTTCAATCCTACAACTCTCATGGGCACTTCAAGTTCTTGCTTTATGTTGACTTTTTCTCAATATCtttcacacagatgcacacaacaCTGTGTTGTATAATTATAAATGCTCTCCGTACCTGGGGTTACACTGATATTATCATTATTAACatgaattaacattaacatgaaaTACTATTTTCTATGAACAATCAATACATCAGCCTTGAGAGGAAGGCCATCAGGTAGCACCATGTGctaaagttctctctctctgtgtacccTACTCATCTTATTGGTTTCCTGAGATTCCCTTTGGTCTGCAATGGCTTTTACTTAGTAGTCACTGGGCTCTTGGACAAGAGCTGCCTTGTGGGATGAACACCCTGTGTAAACCTTTGTGTGTACCCAACAACCTAGAAGATGAAGCCCAATATACACATTTGTCTTTGACTTAGCAAGAACACTTAATCTAATTTCTCTCGCGTTAGGGACGTGATGCCACAACAGCACTGTGAACACTCTCAACACATTCTTTATCAAGGATGTAAGCCCAAAAATAAAAGCCTTCCAGTGAGACAACTCTACTCAGAACTCCACTTTTATTTGGAGACAGATTTCTTTAAAATTGCTTGAATAATCAATATCAAATAATATGGTTGCTTGGCACACAAAGTATTGTAATTAGAGAAAACTGATAAAATTACAAAATGTCCACTCATTCCGCTCGCTCCCACACACAATACTTTGCTTCACATAAATGCACATTCACTCgtactctctgtcacacacacacacacacacacacacacacacacatcagttccTGTTTGTGCAGTTCTAGTGGTGTCGTGCTCCTTTGAAGTGAGCTTGGATCTGCTCTAGTGATTTGCCTTTGGTCTCGGGCACAAAGAAGATTGTGAAAAAGACGTTCAGAGCACACATGCCTGAGAACAGCCAGAACGTCCCAGCAGAGGTCAGCACGTCCTGAAAGCCATTAGAGAGAGAGTCAAAGCGAGACTACCACAGTATCATCAACCATAGTGGCATTTTAACTACACAGTTTAGTGATAAACCTGAGTATGTTGACTCATAGTTTccgcagggatggattactgcacgggcctaccgggcccaggggcccaaggggtcagggggccctgaagcccaagcctttgcattgaatcattgcctcaatatcaacaaatcaggatgaaggctatgaatctgattaaatttagtattggccatccccaaaatgcaccagaatacaggaaatcacataaaaaaaaatgtaaacatttctgggggaaggacccccaaccccccccccccccccctcccacatatacaacaataagtggggggcccttaatacatctgggcccaggggcccgaatgttcataatccgcccatgtaaGTGGTAAACCTGCAATCTGCAGCTCATATCTAATAGCAATGCAATGTCTTGATAAAAGTGTGAATATCTACAGAATGCACTGGTCGCCTTGAACTTGAGTAATTCATAATGTGGATGTAATGCAATTACAATACCTACTGAGTAAGCTGCTAGATGGCTATTTCTACCCAAAACAAAAGATATGTTTCAGAATATGCCAGAATTTTCCACATACCATGAGATTGTGAAAGGTCTTGGTGACGATGAATGCAGACCCCCAGTTGGTCAGCACGCACATAGAGCTTCCCAACCCCCTCCCTCGCGTGGGGAAGATCTCCGACATCACCAACCAGGGTGTGGGGCCCCAGCCAAGAGCAaagcctgggggggggggggggggacatcaTGCCATTCGGGTTTACCATCATTGATCACGGATTCAGTATCAGCTTGTGTTATCAATAGAGCTAAGTGCAAATAACTTGTCTCTGCGGTGGCTCTGACATAATCGCTGAAAAAAAGGCTTTGTCTAGCAGAGTTAATCTTGTTTTGCAGCAGCCGTGTTCCATTAAGAGACTGCGCTGCTTTGGAGTGGAGCCCAGGATGAGGGAATTGGCGACACCACTCCCTGTAATTTGTCTGTGAGAATGATCAGAGGGAAACATTACACAAGTAACCTTAATGTATGAACAAGGCAGCAACTGAGTCTTTTGTGCTAAACATGGGAGCTCTGTTGTCTGAACAAAGACATGTAGTGAAAACATGCAGTTTAGAACATGAATGATACCTAGATACTCTCTCATTCATTTATCTTGCTGACTTTTTTGATTGATTAATGGCACTTCAAGTCACCTGCACCAGAGAGATGTAATCTGTTAAGTATTACTGTACAGGGGACGGTCATGGGACAGATCACATCTCTCACGAGGCTGCAAGAGCAGATGACTGCAGTGTATGCTTAACCTTGGCTTGTTGCTGGCAAAAATGCAATAAACAGGATATGCAAGTATTTCCTGCCAAAACTCTCCTGTAATTGGCTTTTCAATTACACTTCAAGGAAGGTCAATCATATGTTTCTTCACAGTTTGGAAATGCTGATCTGAAACGATGCCATTCATCATCAGACTGTCGCATCATCGTCCTGTGATTCACTGGTTAACATTTCAGACCACAGTGTAGGTGATATTCTGGAAAGCTGATCAGGACCCAGAAGGAACCCTTTTATATGGTCGTTCCAAAGGACTGTGGATGGAAGTAGAGAGATGCTCTGAAAATAACTAGTCTGATATAGACTGGAATGGATGGTAAGGGTGTTTGTCTCCACACACAAATAGCCAGACAAGAAAATTAAGTTAACCAGCCCGGCCATGTCAAATTCTTACAGAAGGAGGGTGGGCCCCTCACACTGTACTTTGACCTCATAAAACTCAACTGTAAGTGACTGTAACTGAgagtaatgaaaataaacagcaTTCAAGGGAAGCGACTTGGCATCACCTATGCGGTTACATAATTGTCTAAGTTGTCTGCTGGGGCTGGGCTTCTAACTCGAGTCACCAGATGTTGCTTTGTGGTGCCTCGGCTGGCATCACGAGGTTGTTAATGCAGTGGCCATTCCAGGAATCATGTGATCTGACCATCAACAGTCCGAGGGAGTGAAGGTCCAGAAACTACTAGTCACTGTACAGAGATGAGCTTGGGTCACACTTAAGTTAGCCTAGCTACATCACAGCCTACTACAAACAACCAAAACACCATGACCAGAACTCTTTCAAATGAAGAGGCTTTTGTATTGCTAAATTATTAATTATTTCATATATGGCCGTTGAACTCAAAGGTTTGTACTTGACCAGTGCATAGGTTAAAATTATTTGTACATTTCTGGCAATTTTTCAATTGTATTCAATAACTGAATGGATGACTCTCCAGTCCCTTACCTGTGATAAAGAGGCCCATGCTGACCAACGCCAGCCACGCCAGGTCAGGTTGAGGGGCCAGGCTGACAGGACCTGGCGTTTCCATGGCGACCTGGGCACTGCTGTGATTTGGGCTTGAGAGCCAGAAGTAGACTCCGAACATCGCAGTGCTGATGGTCATGGCAACACCTTACCACAGAGACAAAAAATACAAGCAGTTGAATTATGTGAAATACTGAAACATCCACAGAAGACTGCAAAAACACTTTTTGGATATGGGACAAAACAAACTAGAGATGCATTAGACTCATGTTTGCATTAGATTAGAAGCGTGGCTACACCTACAGTTCTCATTCATACAGAAGGTAATGAGCCTATTTCACAGTGTTCAGGTGTCCGGCCTCGTTGATGTTAATGATGCCTTAATTGGCAGGGTAAAATGTCTTcctgcttttgtctttcctgtggACTTTTTTCTTTTGCCGTCTATGGGACAGTGCcccatcttgtgaaatgggTTAATTAGATACGGGATGAGTGACCAGAGTGTCTACATGCATGGTGTCAGTTTAGAGGTATCAGTGTACCTGAGACGATGAGGAGGATTTTCCTGCCTGCCCTGTCCATCAGCAGAGCCGCCACGGCTGTGAAGACCACCTGGATTGCGGCTACTATCACTGAGGCAACATCGCTGTTCTGAAACAGCAAATGGACAAAGTGTCAAAATTATGAAAAAATTACTAACCAACGTCAGCGAATGACATTCACAGAGAGTGTACGTTACAATctatacatatacacaaaacCAATCTATACCTTGAAATGGGCCTTTTCGAAAATGGACTCGGCATAGAACATGATGGCATTGATGCCTGTGAGCTGCTGAAAGAGCATCATGACGATCCCGATACCCATGGGCTTGTAAATGACCGGGTCTTTCAGATCTGACCATCCCAAACTACCTCCCTGcacaaaaatgtgaaaatggtCATAAGCAGATCTAAAACAGTAGTTAAAAATGTAGTTACAGTGAAAATGCAGATCACATGAAGGGAGTGAAGGTCCAGAAACTACTAGTCACTGTACAGAGATGAGCTTGGGTCACACTTAAGTTAGCCTAGCTACATCACAGCCTACTACAGTACAAACAGCATGCAATTGAAGCAGATACCACTGGAATCATGTGACTGGTTTTGCTATGCTTTGGTCATGCAAAGTAAGCACGATGACAGACTGACAGATGGTCTGGTGCCGGTCCTCACAGGTCCCCTTCAAGACTCCGAGCAGGAACAAGAAGCATACAGAGGCAGAAAATggtacaatgtgtgtgtatgtgtgtgtgtagtgaaaaATGGATGGAATGATGTGTTTTGAGGAGTGATGAATGAATGGACGTAAGTATGAATGGGAGGATATATGAGTGAGAGCCTGCATTCCTGTTTGGATGTTATTGTGTAGACTTGTAGACTATTGTGTCTCTCTCTAGTAGCATACTTCTCCTTTGTGTAAATGGACTCAAATCATATTCTTTATAACATGCATACTTGTAACTGTGATCTGATTTCACTAATTGCCATCTAATTTCACAGCTACCGTTTGTTTACAGGCGGCAGCCTCACCTGATCTTGCATAGCGCCCTCTATCCTGGCACACTCTTCCTCAGGTGAGGCATCTGGCCCTCGCAGGAACCGCAGGGCCTCCTGGGCCTCGGCCCTCCTGCCCTGGGATAACAGGAAGTGAGGCGTTTCTGGCATGAAGCACATCAGCACCAGCATCAGAGCCGGTGGAACCGAGGAGGTGACCGCCAGCCATCGCCAGCCCAGGAACAAGCCtgacagagtgggagagagggaagagggacaGTCAaaccagtggaagaacaaatcAAAGCCATCACAGACTGGGAATTGGGAAAAGATAGCTATGGCTACGTGACATACAATGTCAACAGTGAAGTGCTTTTTATACAACACATGACCTGTTTGGGTGTGTACACAGAAAAGTCGCTCTTAGTCTCTGGACACACTAATTATTGCAATGTCATGGCAGCTGATCTAAAACAGCTCGAGGGAGGACTGCCAGACTCAAGGCTAGCAGAAGCCATATTTCAATTAAACTGAAGTAGTTTACAGCACACA includes the following:
- the slc2a8 gene encoding solute carrier family 2, facilitated glucose transporter member 8 — its product is MDRDEASRPLLGSENGELEHSSYLDKVKNGKLYLATFAAILGPLSFGFVLGYSSPAIPDLIRITDPHMRLNPEEASWFGSVVTIGAALGGLLGGWVVDKLGRKLTLMFCAMPYIFGFTIIIAAQNHWMLYLGRILTGLASGVTSLVVPLYISEMAHERVRGTMGSCVQLMVVIGIMGAYIAGLFLGWRWLAVTSSVPPALMLVLMCFMPETPHFLLSQGRRAEAQEALRFLRGPDASPEEECARIEGAMQDQGGSLGWSDLKDPVIYKPMGIGIVMMLFQQLTGINAIMFYAESIFEKAHFKNSDVASVIVAAIQVVFTAVAALLMDRAGRKILLIVSGVAMTISTAMFGVYFWLSSPNHSSAQVAMETPGPVSLAPQPDLAWLALVSMGLFITGFALGWGPTPWLVMSEIFPTRGRGLGSSMCVLTNWGSAFIVTKTFHNLMDVLTSAGTFWLFSGMCALNVFFTIFFVPETKGKSLEQIQAHFKGARHH